The Salegentibacter mishustinae genomic interval GACTTTCTCTAGTTAAGTAATTGGGTTCTGTGGTATAAGCTGAAAAAAAATCTAATTGTTTTAAATATTCGATTTCTCTTTTTGAATAATCACCATTTGGATAAGCGAAAGAATGTACCTTAATATTTAGCCAGGATTCAATTTGATCCTTTGATTCCTTTATTTCTAAGTAAGCTTCTTCGTCTTCACAATTAGTCAAAATCGGGTGGTACACCGTATGTGCACCTATATTAATATGTGCTGAGTTTGCTGCTTTTTTAAGTTGCTTGAGAGTCAATGCCTGTCTTTCTAAAGTAACCTGGGTTTTGATTTTCGTCAATATCTTTTCGCGCTCTTTGTTTGGCAAGCTTTTTAATTCTGCAATAGAGGGAAAACCCATTCTCAATTCCTGAGCTTTCGCTACATATGGCCACCAATAATTCCCCTGTTCGATGGCATGGGTTGCAATAAAGATGGTAACCGGAACCTTATGTTTCTCTGCTATTGCAATAACATTCTTTTCATTGCTTAGCCAACCATCATCTACCGTTAAGATAACTCCCCCTTGTGGAAAAGGAATACTATTGTTAGCTATTGCTAGAATATCTTCTTCTGAAAGGAAATGAAAACCATGCTTCTTTAGCCATTTAATACAAAATTCAAATAGTACTCCTTCTGGAGAATGAAAGTATATAGATAGTATAAAATCCCCGCGCAATGCTTTCTTTTTTACTCGTCTGGTAAGCCCAAGGAGTATAAATAAAAAAGAAATGATCTTGGCATTGATATTTCTGATTTTATTCTTCACTGCATCTTAAAATAATATATGCGAAAAGCACATTAGTCAATTGAAGTATTTATTAAAGGAATAAAATGAGACTCAACTACCGATTTCCAGGTGTGTTTATTATATGCATTTCGTATTCGACTGCTATCAAATGCCGACTTTTGCTCTTCAAGACGGTTAAGGCCCTCACAAAATGAATCAGGATTATCTTCAGTTATAACCCCGGACCAGGGCTCAATTATTTTCTCATTTTCGCTTGTTCTAGTAGCAATTACAGGTAATCCCGAAATCAAATATTCAAAAAGTTTAGTTGGAGTTTGATGATCATAATAAGAGAACATAGGAACATAACATACCCCAACATTGGCACTTTTAAAATAAGGACTCAATTTGTTTTGGGGTAAATAGCCCAATACCTTTATATTTTCAGATAAATTATTTGTTTTTACATAATCCTGAATTTCTTCCAATTCATTGTTGGGGCCATCACCAATAATCCTAAAAATAGTTCGCTTTCCTTCTATTTGTTGTTTCTGAAGATATTTGTGAAATCCTTTCACGCAATCAATCATATTCCTGTTATCTAAAGTCCCTACATATAATAACTCCAGTTCTTCAAAAGATTTGATTTCAGTATTGAAACATTCGCCTCCCAGAGGAAGCATCTTATAATTTTTTCTTCCCAAACGTGCGGCTAAGCCTTCACTTATAACGGCAACATTTAAAAAAAATGAAACTTCAAATTTTAATATTGCATCATATATAAAACGTTTCGATGCATTAGACATAACCCCAAAGGTATCTATGTACATTAGAAAATTGGATCGTGGGTTTAAAAGTTTGATCAAAGAGATCCCTCTCACGTATGTTGAAAATATTAGGTCGTAACCAAGTGAAATTTCCTCGTGAAATGCTTTTAGCAAACTCACGTTTCTTTTTAAAAGATTAGCCTCTCTGCTAACGTATTTAACTTTAACGGCTGGTAACTCTATTTTGGGTAAATTATAATCCCAACCTAAGTAGGTAATATCGAAGATTGAAGTTGAATATTGGCAATATTTAAGTAAAGTGGTAGAATATCCAAATTGATCTGAAGCCATTATAAGTACCTTCTTTTTATTTCTCACAGTAAGTTCAGCTTTTTTAAATATTACAGGTTTCTAAAGCCTTAAATTATGATCAATAGGATTGAAAGTTGATTTTCCTATCAAGTTCATCTAGAATAAAGCTTCCTAATCTGGTGTCAAATTTCCTGGCAAATAGGTAATGGTCATTCAAAGTCAATAATTCTTGCAAATCTTCTTTAGTGTGGAATAGAACAGGACCACTATCATCGTCTCTTTTCCTTTCCCAGTTGGTGTAAGTAGTACTTTCTGCAATTTCACGAGGTTGCTTTATTAGATTGACAATACTTTGAAATAAAATCTCATCGGCTACATGAGTATACTCATGATAGTCTAAAAATTCAGGATGTTCATTTATGTATTTCAGTAATTCACCTACCGTTTCAATAGGAAGGGCCCAAAAAGCTGAGCCTCCAACCGGCTCAATGTAAGATGGGTGCAATCTCCTGGATTTAAAGAAGGTTTGTATAACTTTAGCTAAACCCAGCTGTTTAATTAAATAAAAAGATTTTTTAAAATTCCTGAAAGTAAAACACCGCTTATCAGCTAATGGAAAAATTCCGGTAAAAACGCGTTGGTTATTAGGAAAATGAAAATTGTAACGCTCTAATCTAGTTCTCCATTCCGGCCAAATATCAGCCATTTTGTATATAGAAATAAAATTTTTGCCATAATGATTTTTTAAATAATTATAGATATAATTATTATCCTTAAGCGGATAATCCTGGCCGGATAGAGATAGACAATAAGCATTTGTTTTTACTTTTTCATAAGCTTTTTTTAATAAAGTGATTAGAACCTTACATCCGTTAATATCGCTCCAGGGAGTAAACAGTCGGTCTTCATTTTGGAGAAAATAAACATTGCTTAAACCAGACAAACCTTTAGAGAAAGCCGAAATATCGACTGCTTTATCTATATGAATAAAAAAATTGACATTCCTGGAATCCAGTCGCATTACTAATCGGTACAACTGTTCAGGATTCTTATGGGCAAGTATTAAATAATTGATAACCAAGTCAGGTAATTTTATTATTTATATATATTTATTTAGAGTGCATGGCACTACTTTCTGTAATATTTGAAACCCTTATTTTTTTGGTGATTGGCGCAATAAATGATTGTTCAATTATTTATGCCTATCTCGTCTTCTCTTTTTTAATAGACTGGAAACAAAAAGAAGTAAGCTAGTATGAATCATCTATTCACTAGAAAATTCTACATTGAAATTAAATTCTGAGTAAAAAAGTAGGTGAATACATTTGTATCTATAGGTTTAATACTCTGCTTCCATCGAACATTTTAAGATTTTTTAAGTCAGCTTAAATTCAAACTTATCGTATTTCAAAGCACATCTAACTGCCAACTTAGAATAGTCTTTAGGATTTATTATCCATTTATTTTTTAAAGATTTTCGAACAAAAAACCACAAAGTTTTTAAACCAAAAGAAGAGGCTTTTTTAGAGAGAAAAAAGAATTGTTCTGTAATAATATGATTGAATACTTTCCTGTTGTATTCTCTTTTTAAATCATTTTTAAGCTTTAAACTCTCTAACCAATAATAGCAAGCTTCATATTCAGAAAATTTAGAAAGAATCTTACTTGAACAAATGTCGTGATGAAGGCGCAGTTGCTCTTCAGTTGCTATAATATCTAAGCTGGCTAATGCTTTTTTATAAACTGTTTTTAAAATATTAAAAGTCTGCTCTTCCTGGTCTTCAAAAGTTTTCATAATACTCGTTTCAGAATCTCTATACCGGTATAAAATCTCCTGTATATTAGAAAATTTCAAATGCCTCGAGCAATTAAATATAAAATCGTAATCCTCACTTATTTTAAGGCTTTCATTATATCTCAATCCATACTTTCT includes:
- a CDS encoding glycosyltransferase family 2 protein, with translation MSNPILTVAMPTYNAEKHIGEAINSVLNQTFEDFELLIINDGSLDHTLEIISSYTDPRIRLIDLEKNKGIAHCRNLALQEARGEFIAWTDSDDLNEPTRFEKQIYFLQHNPDFGGCGTWLSRFKDSKTHYVTKAYSNPEKIRAALLFKPASIPNATAMLRLAEIRKYGLRYNESLKISEDYDFIFNCSRHLKFSNIQEILYRYRDSETSIMKTFEDQEEQTFNILKTVYKKALASLDIIATEEQLRLHHDICSSKILSKFSEYEACYYWLESLKLKNDLKREYNRKVFNHIITEQFFFLSKKASSFGLKTLWFFVRKSLKNKWIINPKDYSKLAVRCALKYDKFEFKLT
- a CDS encoding glycosyltransferase, which produces MRNKKKVLIMASDQFGYSTTLLKYCQYSTSIFDITYLGWDYNLPKIELPAVKVKYVSREANLLKRNVSLLKAFHEEISLGYDLIFSTYVRGISLIKLLNPRSNFLMYIDTFGVMSNASKRFIYDAILKFEVSFFLNVAVISEGLAARLGRKNYKMLPLGGECFNTEIKSFEELELLYVGTLDNRNMIDCVKGFHKYLQKQQIEGKRTIFRIIGDGPNNELEEIQDYVKTNNLSENIKVLGYLPQNKLSPYFKSANVGVCYVPMFSYYDHQTPTKLFEYLISGLPVIATRTSENEKIIEPWSGVITEDNPDSFCEGLNRLEEQKSAFDSSRIRNAYNKHTWKSVVESHFIPLINTSID
- a CDS encoding polysaccharide deacetylase family protein, with the translated sequence MKNKIRNINAKIISFLFILLGLTRRVKKKALRGDFILSIYFHSPEGVLFEFCIKWLKKHGFHFLSEEDILAIANNSIPFPQGGVILTVDDGWLSNEKNVIAIAEKHKVPVTIFIATHAIEQGNYWWPYVAKAQELRMGFPSIAELKSLPNKEREKILTKIKTQVTLERQALTLKQLKKAANSAHINIGAHTVYHPILTNCEDEEAYLEIKESKDQIESWLNIKVHSFAYPNGDYSKREIEYLKQLDFFSAYTTEPNYLTRESLKKIYQLPRFCIYEDVSKQEAICRMTGIWQQFFKGS
- a CDS encoding beta-1,6-N-acetylglucosaminyltransferase, which produces MVINYLILAHKNPEQLYRLVMRLDSRNVNFFIHIDKAVDISAFSKGLSGLSNVYFLQNEDRLFTPWSDINGCKVLITLLKKAYEKVKTNAYCLSLSGQDYPLKDNNYIYNYLKNHYGKNFISIYKMADIWPEWRTRLERYNFHFPNNQRVFTGIFPLADKRCFTFRNFKKSFYLIKQLGLAKVIQTFFKSRRLHPSYIEPVGGSAFWALPIETVGELLKYINEHPEFLDYHEYTHVADEILFQSIVNLIKQPREIAESTTYTNWERKRDDDSGPVLFHTKEDLQELLTLNDHYLFARKFDTRLGSFILDELDRKINFQSY